One genomic window of uncultured Campylobacter sp. includes the following:
- the hisA gene encoding 1-(5-phosphoribosyl)-5-[(5-phosphoribosylamino)methylideneamino]imidazole-4-carboxamide isomerase, translating into MEIFPAIDLKDGKAVRLFKGEMSSAKIYSDAPWELAKRFEDMGAKWLHVVDLNGAFAGEAVNLKTVEKIAKAANLQIQIGGGIRDEARIKSYLDSGITRVILGSVALKDPNFTKEMAQKYRVAVGIDAKDGLVAVQGWAEVSQMRATELASKFAGAGVEAIICTDISKDGTLSGVNVEFTSQIAKASGINTIASGGVKDIEDIEALMRARDVYGAIVGKAYYEGTLDLKEAFKLGR; encoded by the coding sequence ATGGAAATTTTCCCTGCGATAGATTTAAAAGATGGCAAGGCGGTTCGGCTTTTTAAAGGTGAGATGAGTAGCGCCAAAATCTACTCGGACGCGCCGTGGGAGCTAGCCAAAAGGTTTGAAGATATGGGCGCAAAGTGGCTTCATGTCGTGGATCTTAACGGGGCGTTTGCGGGAGAAGCGGTAAATCTAAAAACCGTAGAAAAGATCGCAAAAGCCGCAAATTTACAAATCCAAATCGGCGGCGGGATACGCGATGAGGCGAGAATAAAAAGCTACCTTGATAGCGGCATAACGCGCGTTATCTTGGGCTCGGTAGCGCTAAAAGATCCAAATTTTACTAAAGAAATGGCGCAAAAATACCGCGTCGCCGTCGGCATAGACGCCAAAGACGGCTTAGTCGCCGTGCAAGGCTGGGCGGAGGTGTCGCAGATGAGGGCGACCGAGCTAGCGAGCAAATTTGCCGGAGCCGGAGTCGAAGCGATAATCTGCACCGACATCTCAAAAGACGGAACTCTTAGCGGCGTAAACGTTGAGTTTACCTCGCAAATCGCAAAGGCAAGCGGCATAAATACGATCGCAAGCGGCGGCGTAAAAGATATAGAGGATATCGAGGCGCTAATGCGCGCGAGAGACGTTTACGGAGCGATCGTGGGTAAGGCGTACTACGAAGGGACGCTCGATCTAAAAGAGGCCTTTAAACTGGGCCGATAA
- the hisH gene encoding imidazole glycerol phosphate synthase subunit HisH, giving the protein MIGIIDYGAGNLRSVLNAFESLNLKARLAVRGEELGKFDKIILPGVGAFGEAMDKLKDRDFIPAIKEAVAGGKPFLGICLGMQLLFEQSEEFGVNEGLGLVKGRVVKFDPSKFDAPLKVPHTGWNTINFTKQTPINKDLAASEYLYFVHSYHVVCEDDAALGFSEYGYKFVSAVHKDNIWGFQPHPEKSYETGLKILRNFGEM; this is encoded by the coding sequence TTGATCGGCATCATCGACTACGGAGCGGGAAATTTAAGAAGCGTTTTAAACGCGTTTGAGAGTTTAAATTTAAAGGCGCGGCTGGCGGTTCGCGGCGAGGAGCTGGGTAAATTTGATAAGATTATTTTGCCAGGAGTCGGAGCTTTTGGCGAAGCGATGGATAAGCTAAAAGATAGAGATTTTATCCCCGCGATAAAAGAAGCCGTAGCTGGCGGAAAGCCGTTTTTGGGCATTTGCCTGGGTATGCAGCTACTTTTTGAGCAAAGCGAGGAGTTTGGCGTAAACGAGGGACTCGGGCTCGTAAAAGGACGAGTGGTTAAATTTGACCCGTCCAAATTTGACGCGCCGCTAAAGGTGCCTCACACGGGGTGGAATACCATAAATTTTACCAAGCAAACGCCGATAAATAAGGATCTGGCTGCTAGCGAGTATCTATACTTCGTGCACTCTTATCACGTAGTTTGCGAGGACGATGCGGCGCTTGGCTTTAGCGAATACGGCTATAAATTCGTAAGCGCGGTGCATAAAGATAACATTTGGGGCTTTCAGCCGCACCCCGAAAAGAGCTATGAGACGGGACTAAAAATTTTACGAAATTTCGGAGAAATGTGA
- a CDS encoding PDC sensor domain-containing protein, whose amino-acid sequence MTLQDIQRFSELRYKARAYICYLFSKNLPNRLPGVNAESIKSGFDKMVHEIEGFDAFYVLDANGVQIGDTVSLNEKYKAGGGENCNNKSYYYTAVREKRCVLSDPYPSSLTGELCVTASTPIYDDKGELKFVACIDVSLENILTIVSHGKIESYFGKFLKVVYAAFSVALFTIALFLFADALKGLLANDLLNIEVEKMFEHTIVLTLALAIFDLVKAIFEEEVLGKSKRNEDMENKTMIRFIGSIIIALAIEALMLVFKFAITAPDHIINAIYLIGGVAILMIALSIYLFATKQRSSH is encoded by the coding sequence TTGACGCTGCAAGATATACAGAGGTTTTCAGAGTTAAGATACAAGGCTAGAGCCTATATATGCTATCTTTTTAGTAAAAATTTACCAAACAGGCTGCCGGGGGTAAATGCCGAGTCGATAAAAAGCGGCTTTGATAAAATGGTGCACGAGATAGAGGGTTTTGACGCGTTTTACGTACTTGACGCAAACGGCGTGCAAATAGGCGACACTGTAAGCCTAAACGAAAAATATAAAGCCGGCGGCGGCGAAAACTGCAACAATAAGTCTTATTATTACACCGCGGTGCGCGAAAAGCGCTGCGTGCTAAGCGACCCGTACCCGTCCTCGCTAACTGGCGAACTGTGCGTGACGGCGTCCACTCCGATATATGACGATAAAGGGGAGCTAAAATTCGTCGCGTGTATCGACGTTTCGCTAGAAAATATCCTAACCATCGTCTCTCACGGTAAGATAGAGAGCTACTTCGGCAAATTTCTAAAAGTCGTTTACGCCGCGTTTTCGGTCGCGCTTTTTACCATAGCCTTGTTTTTGTTCGCCGACGCGCTCAAGGGGCTTTTGGCTAACGATCTTTTAAATATCGAAGTAGAAAAGATGTTTGAGCACACGATCGTGCTGACGCTGGCGCTTGCGATCTTTGATCTGGTTAAAGCGATATTTGAAGAAGAGGTGCTGGGTAAAAGCAAGCGCAATGAAGATATGGAAAACAAAACGATGATTAGATTTATCGGATCGATCATCATCGCGCTTGCGATCGAGGCGCTAATGCTCGTGTTTAAATTTGCTATCACGGCGCCAGATCACATCATAAACGCGATCTATCTCATCGGCGGCGTCGCGATATTGATGATCGCGCTTAGCATCTATCTTTTTGCTACCAAGCAAAGGAGCTCGCATTGA
- the pglF gene encoding UDP-N-acetylglucosamine 4,6-dehydratase (configuration-retaining), with amino-acid sequence MFKATKLKRLAFFLGFDVAIFVASFYLAYLLRFSGVLPDYFRGGLVAGCATMVVLKLFFMWLFKIYKVPWRFFGLNEARKIFLVHLCAIVCFWIVYFAAPSLFNPFPRSVIFIDAVISCLLIGNLRIAKRMFLDFSKKPHTGEPCVVIGATSKALHVLKGLRQGYIDLYAVGVVDGRSDLVGTYCDGFLVQPKSEISNLIKEYNVKTAIIALALGQDELAELFDELTAYGIRDIKIFSMFGTGKDAIKDISIEDLLARKPKDLDSSAVEKFLGGKVVLVTGAGGSIGSEICKQCLKFGVSKLIMIDHSEFNLYKIGEITHSDKTVSKMINIVNEDDLRAVFEEFKPQIAIHAAAYKHVPLCEANPKAAVVNNIIGTKILIDLSIEYGVSKVVMISSDKAVRPTNIMGATKRVCELYALNSNLPSKTEIVAVRFGNVLGSSGSVIPKFKEQIENNKPLTVTHPDITRYFMLVSEACQLVLQAASIAKGGELFVLDMGEPIKIADLAKKMLILSNKEHLGVEFVGLRPGEKLYEELLINKDDVKTEFQSIFVTHSGEYDVAKLNEQIENLTHADDVAAALKEIVPEFNHALNKE; translated from the coding sequence ATGTTTAAGGCGACGAAGCTAAAGCGGCTTGCGTTTTTTCTGGGCTTTGACGTCGCGATATTCGTCGCGTCGTTTTATCTAGCGTATTTGCTTAGATTTAGCGGCGTGCTGCCTGATTATTTTAGAGGCGGACTGGTCGCGGGCTGCGCTACGATGGTGGTTTTAAAGCTATTTTTCATGTGGCTTTTTAAAATTTACAAGGTGCCGTGGAGATTTTTCGGACTAAATGAGGCGAGGAAAATTTTCCTCGTTCATCTTTGCGCGATTGTCTGCTTTTGGATCGTTTATTTTGCGGCGCCTAGTCTTTTTAACCCGTTTCCGCGAAGCGTGATTTTTATCGACGCCGTTATCTCGTGCCTGCTAATCGGAAATTTAAGGATCGCCAAGCGCATGTTTTTAGACTTTTCTAAAAAGCCGCACACGGGCGAGCCTTGCGTCGTTATCGGCGCCACGTCAAAGGCGCTTCACGTTTTAAAGGGGCTTAGGCAGGGCTATATCGATCTATATGCCGTGGGCGTGGTAGACGGCAGGAGCGATCTAGTCGGCACTTACTGCGACGGATTTTTAGTGCAACCAAAGAGCGAAATCTCAAATTTGATCAAAGAGTACAACGTAAAAACCGCTATTATCGCGCTAGCGCTCGGGCAAGACGAGCTGGCGGAGCTTTTTGACGAGCTTACGGCTTACGGTATCCGCGATATCAAGATTTTTTCTATGTTTGGTACCGGTAAGGACGCTATCAAAGATATCTCGATCGAGGATCTGCTAGCTAGAAAGCCAAAAGACCTAGATAGCAGCGCGGTGGAGAAATTTTTAGGCGGTAAGGTCGTTTTGGTTACGGGCGCGGGCGGCAGTATCGGTAGCGAAATTTGTAAGCAATGCCTAAAATTCGGCGTTAGCAAGCTAATCATGATCGATCACAGCGAGTTTAATCTCTATAAAATCGGCGAGATAACTCACAGCGACAAAACCGTGAGCAAAATGATAAATATCGTAAACGAGGATGATCTGCGCGCGGTATTTGAGGAGTTTAAACCGCAGATCGCGATCCATGCCGCAGCCTATAAGCACGTGCCGCTTTGCGAAGCAAACCCTAAAGCCGCGGTCGTAAATAACATAATCGGCACTAAAATTTTGATCGATTTATCTATCGAATACGGCGTTAGCAAGGTCGTGATGATCTCATCCGATAAAGCTGTGCGCCCGACAAACATCATGGGCGCGACTAAACGTGTGTGCGAGCTTTACGCGCTAAACTCGAATTTGCCGTCTAAAACCGAGATCGTCGCGGTGCGCTTCGGTAACGTTCTAGGCTCTAGCGGCAGCGTAATACCGAAATTTAAAGAGCAAATCGAAAACAACAAGCCGCTAACCGTTACGCACCCTGATATCACGAGGTACTTTATGCTAGTTTCCGAGGCCTGTCAGCTCGTGCTTCAGGCCGCCTCGATCGCAAAGGGCGGCGAGCTTTTCGTGCTTGATATGGGCGAGCCGATAAAAATCGCCGATCTAGCTAAAAAGATGCTGATTTTATCAAACAAGGAGCATCTGGGCGTCGAATTTGTCGGCCTTCGCCCGGGAGAGAAGCTTTACGAGGAGCTTTTAATCAATAAAGACGACGTAAAAACCGAGTTTCAGTCTATTTTCGTGACGCACTCGGGCGAATACGACGTGGCTAAACTAAACGAGCAAATCGAAAATTTAACGCACGCGGACGACGTCGCGGCAGCGCTCAAAGAGATCGTACCGGAGTTTAATCACGCGCTAAATAAGGAATAA
- the pglE gene encoding UDP-N-acetylbacillosamine transaminase: MQRIFLSPPHMSGKEQEYINEVFKSNYIAPLGEYVNKFEASVSSYAGAPDALALNSGTSAIHLALRVLGIGAGDVVLASTFTFMASVSPILYQGATPVFVDSDESWNLSPELLKKAIANSPKKPKALVVTHLYGQAAKMREICEICANENIAVVEDAAEALGGFLNGKALGTFGRLGAYSFNGNKIITTSGGGMLVGEKELVEKARFYSTQAREPFLHYEHKDYGYNYRLSNVLGAIGTAQMEVLEQRVIKKREIFEKYKKELPELEFMPETLNSRGNRWLTTALFKEKGAHLRVIEALAKENIESRPLWKPMHMQPVFEGALAFTDGTSEEMFARGICLPSGTATGDEEFARVVKIVKENL; the protein is encoded by the coding sequence ATGCAAAGAATTTTCCTAAGTCCGCCGCACATGAGCGGCAAAGAGCAAGAGTACATAAACGAGGTTTTTAAGAGCAACTATATCGCGCCGCTTGGCGAATACGTGAATAAATTTGAAGCGAGCGTCTCAAGCTACGCGGGCGCGCCAGATGCTTTGGCGCTAAATTCCGGCACGTCGGCGATCCACTTGGCGCTAAGGGTGCTAGGTATCGGTGCGGGAGACGTGGTGCTAGCCTCTACGTTTACCTTTATGGCGTCCGTTAGCCCGATACTCTATCAAGGCGCTACGCCTGTTTTTGTCGATAGCGACGAAAGCTGGAATCTAAGCCCCGAGCTACTAAAAAAGGCGATTGCAAATTCGCCTAAAAAGCCAAAAGCGCTCGTCGTCACGCACCTTTACGGGCAAGCTGCGAAAATGCGCGAAATTTGCGAGATTTGTGCGAATGAAAACATCGCCGTCGTCGAGGACGCGGCCGAGGCGCTGGGCGGTTTTTTGAACGGCAAAGCGCTGGGTACGTTCGGACGGCTGGGCGCGTATAGCTTTAACGGTAACAAAATCATCACCACAAGCGGCGGCGGCATGCTAGTTGGCGAAAAAGAGCTCGTCGAGAAGGCGAGATTTTATAGCACCCAAGCTAGAGAGCCGTTTTTGCACTACGAGCATAAAGACTACGGCTACAACTACCGCCTAAGCAACGTCCTAGGCGCGATAGGAACGGCGCAGATGGAGGTGCTCGAGCAGCGCGTGATAAAAAAACGCGAAATTTTTGAAAAGTACAAAAAAGAGCTTCCTGAGCTTGAGTTTATGCCTGAAACCCTAAATTCCCGCGGCAACCGCTGGCTAACGACCGCGCTGTTTAAAGAAAAAGGCGCGCATCTACGCGTGATAGAGGCGCTTGCGAAGGAAAATATAGAAAGCCGTCCGCTTTGGAAACCGATGCACATGCAGCCGGTGTTTGAGGGGGCGCTAGCGTTTACGGACGGCACTAGCGAGGAGATGTTTGCGCGCGGTATCTGCCTGCCTAGCGGCACGGCGACGGGGGACGAGGAGTTCGCGCGAGTAGTAAAAATCGTAAAGGAAAATTTATAA
- the pglD gene encoding UDP-N-acetylbacillosamine N-acetyltransferase: MATTKIYVYGSSGHGAVVADVARACGYGEVVFLDDAKFDGKNVLKFDPNLEKADVIVAIGDNKIRRILQERVKNAGFGVVNLIHPSAVVSASARIGEGAVVMPHAVINARARVGEGSIINTGAIIEHDCEIGDFAHVSPNAALAGGVIVGANTHVGIGACVIQCIKIGANCIIGAGSVVVRDIADGSVAYGNPAKVRRNLS; the protein is encoded by the coding sequence ATGGCCACAACTAAAATTTACGTTTACGGCTCTAGCGGACACGGAGCCGTCGTCGCGGACGTAGCAAGAGCGTGCGGATACGGCGAGGTCGTGTTTTTGGACGATGCTAAATTTGACGGCAAAAACGTGCTCAAATTTGATCCGAACTTAGAAAAGGCGGACGTGATCGTGGCTATCGGAGATAATAAAATCAGACGCATCCTGCAAGAAAGAGTAAAAAACGCGGGCTTTGGCGTAGTAAATTTGATCCATCCAAGCGCGGTAGTAAGCGCTAGCGCGCGAATAGGCGAGGGCGCGGTCGTAATGCCGCACGCCGTCATAAACGCGCGCGCTAGAGTAGGCGAGGGTTCGATAATAAACACTGGCGCGATCATAGAGCATGACTGCGAGATCGGCGATTTTGCCCACGTTAGCCCAAACGCGGCGTTAGCAGGCGGCGTAATCGTGGGCGCAAATACGCACGTGGGTATCGGCGCTTGCGTCATCCAATGCATAAAAATCGGCGCAAACTGCATCATCGGAGCGGGTAGCGTCGTGGTACGAGATATCGCAGACGGTAGCGTCGCCTACGGCAATCCCGCTAAAGTTAGGCGAAATTTGAGCTAA
- the pglC gene encoding undecaprenyl phosphate N,N'-diacetylbacillosamine 1-phosphate transferase produces the protein MYRVFFKRLLDICGAIFLIVLTLPIMAVVAVLIYFKVSRDVIFTQARPGLHAKIFKIYKFKTMSDERGADGELLPDEMRLGGIGKTIRSLSLDELPQLFNVLKGDMSFIGPRPLLVEYLPLYDAEQATRHDVRPGITGLAQVNGRNAISWAEKFKFDARYVRELSFALDVKIAILTVQKVLKRSGVSKEGMATTEKFNGHN, from the coding sequence ATGTATAGGGTGTTTTTTAAGAGATTACTGGATATTTGCGGTGCGATTTTTCTCATAGTTTTGACGCTGCCGATCATGGCGGTCGTCGCGGTTTTGATATATTTTAAGGTTAGCCGTGACGTCATTTTTACGCAGGCGCGCCCGGGCTTGCACGCTAAAATTTTTAAAATTTACAAATTTAAAACTATGAGCGACGAGCGCGGCGCGGATGGCGAGCTGTTGCCCGACGAGATGCGACTAGGCGGCATCGGCAAGACTATCCGAAGTCTCAGCCTTGATGAGCTTCCTCAGCTTTTTAACGTGCTAAAAGGCGATATGAGCTTCATCGGACCGCGTCCGCTTTTGGTCGAGTATCTGCCTCTTTACGACGCCGAGCAAGCGACCCGCCACGACGTGAGACCCGGCATCACGGGGCTAGCGCAGGTAAACGGCCGCAACGCGATCAGCTGGGCGGAGAAGTTTAAATTTGACGCTAGATACGTCCGCGAGCTTAGCTTTGCGCTGGACGTTAAAATCGCGATTTTAACGGTGCAAAAGGTGCTAAAACGAAGCGGCGTGAGCAAAGAAGGCATGGCCACGACGGAGAAATTTAATGGCCACAACTAA
- the pglA gene encoding N,N'-diacetylbacillosaminyl-diphospho-undecaprenol alpha-1,3-N-acetylgalactosaminyltransferase, which translates to MAKFGFLSHADMSIYFFRAPIMRELKRLGHEVFAIAPQGEYTDRLKSEFNCVTYELDRASLNPLTVLENSKKLAEILRGLSLDLLQTSAHKSNVFGTFAAKKAGIKRVINLVEGLGSFYIDNDLKTRLVRAAIETLYKKALKMSDGCVFVNEADPAYFLARGLIAEEKIFKIKSVGVDTLKFDESSVSAANLGEDLRGKKIVLMIARAMWHKGVREFYEAAELLRGRDDCAFVFAGEGFEGNKSTADAKFLTGGAVRYLGARDDVPQLLKASYLLALPSYKEGFPRTVLEAMSMGRAVVASDVAGCNEAVTNGFNGLLCEAKNSADLAAKIEILLNDEKLATQMGRNGRELAVREFDERAVARKYIEIYRKFIDV; encoded by the coding sequence ATGGCAAAATTTGGATTTTTATCTCACGCCGATATGAGCATTTACTTTTTCCGCGCTCCGATAATGCGCGAGCTAAAGCGGCTCGGGCACGAGGTTTTTGCTATCGCTCCGCAGGGCGAGTATACGGATAGGCTAAAAAGCGAGTTTAACTGCGTGACATACGAGCTTGACCGCGCGAGCCTAAATCCTCTAACCGTGCTTGAAAACTCAAAAAAGCTGGCCGAGATTTTACGCGGGCTAAGCTTAGACCTACTGCAAACCTCGGCGCATAAGTCAAACGTATTTGGCACCTTTGCGGCCAAAAAAGCGGGCATAAAGCGTGTGATAAATTTAGTCGAGGGGCTGGGCAGCTTTTATATAGATAACGACCTAAAAACCCGTCTGGTGCGCGCCGCGATCGAGACGCTTTATAAAAAAGCGCTAAAGATGAGCGACGGTTGCGTGTTCGTAAACGAGGCCGATCCTGCGTATTTTCTAGCTCGCGGGCTGATTGCCGAAGAGAAAATTTTTAAGATAAAAAGCGTGGGCGTGGATACGCTCAAATTTGACGAAAGCAGCGTGTCGGCCGCAAATTTGGGCGAAGATCTGCGCGGCAAAAAGATCGTGCTGATGATAGCGCGCGCGATGTGGCACAAGGGCGTGCGCGAGTTTTACGAGGCGGCCGAACTTTTGCGCGGGCGCGATGACTGCGCATTCGTCTTTGCGGGCGAAGGGTTTGAAGGAAACAAAAGTACGGCGGATGCTAAGTTTCTAACTGGCGGCGCGGTGCGGTATCTGGGCGCTAGAGACGACGTGCCGCAGCTTTTAAAGGCTAGCTATCTACTCGCGCTTCCAAGCTACAAAGAGGGCTTTCCGCGAACGGTTTTAGAGGCGATGAGTATGGGCAGAGCAGTCGTGGCTAGCGACGTGGCCGGCTGCAACGAGGCCGTGACGAACGGCTTTAACGGCCTGCTTTGCGAGGCGAAAAACTCGGCCGATCTAGCCGCAAAGATAGAAATTTTACTAAACGACGAAAAGTTGGCCACGCAAATGGGGCGAAACGGGCGAGAACTTGCCGTGCGTGAGTTTGACGAGCGAGCGGTCGCTAGGAAATATATAGAAATTTATAGGAAATTTATCGATGTATAG
- a CDS encoding STT3 domain-containing protein — protein MASKILEFPGKFKFSKQTCFLMLAAFVFSVVCRLYWVYWAGEYQHFFWNDQLMISTNDGYAFAEGARDMIAGFHQPNDLSYYGRSMPTLTYFLYQILPFNFESILLYMSVFFSSLIVIPVILIAKEYEMPGAGFAAALLASIANSYYNRTMAGYYDTDMLTIVLPAFSVWAMIRLAQKKNVNDLIFIPIFILINDWWYPSSYSLNFAMLGAFLLYTLIFDRKNALNYEAVILMIVALTYIDFYAKSALAVALYLAMRFRPQIWDKRFVAACLALAVALLGFSGGLNQILFQLKFYVFRGVSESSEPVFHFYNVNKTIVEMDDFSFEFNSINAFAKRISGHIATFALSLVGVAVLCLKFRSFLLALPMLLLGFLALKGGLRFTIYSVPAMAIGFGYFAVLCVDFFKKRKLLDKFCAVCLAIFSAVLFVYIADYYDFLGDKSSFFSLNFDGEASSGVYLATLAAAALVCGAAYFTVSGLNSLKKHSLLEKFCVFCIAALSLMPCLEHIYVYKVGTVFAKSEVESLDKLRKTAGREDYVLAWWDYGYPIRYYADVKTLIDGGKHLGRDNFAVSFALAANQRMSANMARLEVEYTERNFSEKFGLNLAQMMKDYNATNVNSFLYSLNDKDFRPPQKTREIYYYLPDSMLDIFSTVLRFSNLDLNSGEEYGAIFYPGKPYSIDEDTINIGGGFSVSGDASKVYIGEREMSVNTYFETSYDEKDKLVVKKHEMNADGKIYLIFMKDYRRFLVLDEAVLNSAYIQLFVLENYDKELFEPVVLNGAVKIYRLLR, from the coding sequence ATGGCGAGTAAAATTTTAGAATTCCCCGGCAAATTTAAATTTTCAAAGCAAACTTGTTTTTTGATGCTTGCGGCGTTTGTTTTTAGCGTGGTTTGCAGGCTGTATTGGGTGTACTGGGCGGGCGAATACCAGCACTTTTTCTGGAACGATCAGCTCATGATTAGCACTAACGACGGCTACGCCTTTGCCGAGGGCGCGCGCGATATGATAGCGGGCTTTCATCAGCCGAACGACCTTAGCTACTACGGCCGTTCGATGCCGACGCTTACGTATTTTTTGTATCAAATTTTGCCTTTTAACTTTGAGAGTATTTTGCTTTATATGAGCGTGTTTTTTAGCTCGCTTATCGTTATTCCCGTGATTTTGATAGCCAAAGAGTACGAGATGCCAGGCGCGGGCTTTGCGGCGGCGCTGCTAGCTAGCATCGCAAACAGCTACTACAACCGCACGATGGCGGGCTACTACGACACGGATATGCTCACGATCGTGCTGCCTGCGTTTAGCGTCTGGGCGATGATACGCCTCGCGCAGAAAAAAAACGTAAACGACCTCATTTTTATCCCGATTTTTATCCTGATAAACGACTGGTGGTATCCCAGCTCGTATTCGCTAAATTTTGCGATGCTGGGCGCTTTTTTGCTCTATACTTTGATTTTTGATAGGAAAAACGCACTAAATTACGAGGCCGTTATTTTGATGATAGTGGCGCTTACGTATATCGATTTTTACGCTAAAAGCGCGCTTGCGGTCGCGCTTTATCTAGCGATGAGATTTCGTCCGCAGATCTGGGATAAGCGCTTTGTCGCGGCTTGCCTTGCTTTAGCCGTCGCGCTTCTAGGTTTTAGCGGCGGGCTAAATCAAATTTTATTTCAGCTTAAATTTTACGTATTTCGCGGGGTTTCGGAGAGTAGCGAGCCGGTTTTTCATTTTTACAACGTAAATAAAACGATAGTGGAAATGGATGATTTTTCGTTTGAGTTTAACTCGATAAACGCCTTTGCTAAGCGTATCAGCGGGCATATCGCGACATTTGCCTTGTCGCTGGTCGGAGTTGCCGTGCTGTGTCTTAAATTTCGCTCCTTTTTGCTCGCCCTTCCGATGTTGCTGCTTGGATTTTTGGCGCTAAAAGGCGGGCTTAGATTTACTATCTACTCCGTGCCGGCGATGGCGATAGGGTTTGGATATTTCGCGGTTCTTTGCGTGGATTTTTTCAAAAAAAGAAAACTTTTAGATAAATTTTGCGCCGTTTGCTTGGCGATATTTTCGGCGGTTTTATTCGTTTATATTGCGGATTATTACGATTTTTTGGGCGATAAATCATCGTTCTTTTCGTTAAATTTCGACGGCGAGGCGAGCTCTGGCGTATATCTAGCTACGCTTGCGGCGGCGGCGCTTGTTTGCGGGGCGGCTTATTTTACGGTTTCGGGCTTAAACTCGCTCAAAAAACACTCGCTTTTAGAAAAATTTTGCGTCTTTTGTATCGCAGCGCTTTCTTTGATGCCGTGTCTTGAGCACATTTACGTCTATAAGGTCGGCACGGTCTTTGCCAAAAGCGAGGTGGAGAGTCTAGATAAACTACGCAAGACAGCAGGGCGCGAGGACTACGTGCTGGCGTGGTGGGACTACGGCTATCCAATCCGCTACTACGCAGACGTCAAGACCCTCATCGACGGCGGCAAGCACCTAGGCAGGGATAACTTCGCGGTTAGCTTCGCGCTAGCGGCTAATCAACGTATGTCGGCAAATATGGCGCGCCTAGAGGTCGAGTACACCGAGCGAAATTTTAGCGAGAAATTCGGGCTAAATTTGGCGCAGATGATGAAGGACTATAACGCGACTAACGTAAATTCGTTTTTATATTCGTTAAACGACAAGGATTTTCGTCCGCCGCAAAAAACGCGCGAGATTTACTATTATTTACCGGACTCCATGCTTGATATTTTTAGCACCGTTTTGCGTTTTTCAAACCTTGATCTAAACAGCGGCGAGGAGTACGGGGCTATATTTTATCCGGGCAAGCCTTACTCTATAGACGAGGATACGATAAATATCGGCGGAGGTTTTAGCGTATCGGGCGACGCGTCTAAAGTCTATATCGGTGAGCGCGAAATGTCCGTAAATACGTACTTTGAAACAAGTTACGACGAGAAAGACAAGCTAGTCGTCAAAAAACATGAGATGAACGCGGACGGTAAAATTTATCTCATTTTTATGAAAGATTACAGGCGGTTTTTGGTGCTTGACGAAGCGGTGCTAAACTCGGCCTACATACAGCTTTTTGTGCTCGAAAACTACGACAAAGAGCTATTTGAGCCGGTCGTTTTAAACGGCGCGGTTAAAATTTATAGGCTGCTAAGATGA